In Candidatus Nitronauta litoralis, one DNA window encodes the following:
- a CDS encoding CCA tRNA nucleotidyltransferase: MRQLMQEQLPAATRNLLDRVAVLATKNDFHVYVVGGFVRDLLLQIKNLDIDLVVEGDGLRFAELLGSELNAKITPHTRFGTSVLDLEDGSHLDVATARLEIYKEPAALPTVQPGSIREDMGRRDFSINSLAIKLEPEGCHLFLDFNQGKLDLEQKVIRALHPKSFVDDPTRIFRAIRFEQRLGFALNQETKTWLVAGIPVIEKLSGHRLFNELVAIFMEKDVTACLWRLQELGVIKGIDPEIYWEKVDWQKLERLGIEANKPENRVSIGEVDQVFIWLLGMLWSLDEKVFLRVLDRFGLKGGAGEKLIKDREYCISVLDKFEESRPVSSVEVYETFSSISIEAAYWLLAVSENKAIGLGVDRYFSYIKEASHVSLTGDDLISLGLKPGPLFQKVFQELCRGRLEGKIHSREDEKTWVREKYLTEG, encoded by the coding sequence ATGCGTCAACTCATGCAGGAACAATTGCCTGCTGCGACCCGTAACCTTTTGGACAGGGTTGCTGTGCTTGCGACCAAAAATGATTTCCACGTATATGTAGTGGGAGGATTTGTCCGGGATCTCCTTCTTCAAATCAAGAACCTGGATATCGATCTGGTGGTGGAAGGTGATGGACTTAGGTTCGCGGAATTACTGGGCTCAGAACTCAATGCCAAAATAACCCCCCACACCAGATTTGGGACTTCCGTTCTGGACCTTGAGGATGGCTCTCATCTGGATGTCGCCACGGCACGCCTGGAAATTTATAAAGAACCTGCTGCCTTGCCTACCGTTCAACCTGGAAGTATCCGTGAAGATATGGGCCGACGGGATTTCTCGATCAACAGTCTTGCGATCAAACTGGAGCCTGAAGGATGCCATCTGTTCCTGGACTTCAATCAGGGGAAACTGGATCTCGAACAAAAGGTTATTCGAGCTCTCCATCCCAAAAGTTTTGTTGATGACCCAACCCGAATTTTTCGCGCCATTCGGTTTGAGCAAAGACTTGGCTTCGCGTTGAATCAGGAGACCAAAACATGGTTGGTGGCAGGCATCCCGGTAATTGAAAAACTCAGTGGGCACCGGCTCTTTAATGAGCTTGTTGCGATTTTCATGGAAAAGGATGTTACCGCCTGCCTTTGGCGACTACAGGAACTTGGAGTGATAAAAGGAATTGACCCGGAAATCTACTGGGAAAAAGTTGACTGGCAAAAACTCGAACGGTTGGGAATCGAAGCGAATAAGCCCGAAAACCGTGTTTCGATCGGGGAGGTCGACCAGGTTTTTATCTGGTTGCTTGGGATGTTATGGTCCCTGGACGAAAAGGTGTTTTTACGGGTATTGGACCGGTTTGGCCTTAAAGGTGGCGCAGGTGAAAAACTGATAAAAGACAGAGAATATTGCATAAGCGTTTTAGATAAATTTGAAGAATCAAGACCGGTTTCCTCTGTCGAGGTTTACGAGACTTTTTCTTCTATCTCTATTGAGGCAGCTTACTGGCTTTTGGCCGTTTCAGAAAATAAAGCGATCGGGTTGGGGGTCGACAGGTACTTCTCATATATTAAAGAAGCCAGTCACGTTTCATTGACAGGCGATGATCTGATTTCCCTGGGACTCAAGCCGGGTCCTTTATTCCAGAAGGTGTTTCAAGAACTATGTCGGGGGCGACTCGAAGGTAAAATTCATTCTCGTGAGGATGAAAAGACATGGGTCAGAGAAAAGTATCTCACCGAAGGATGA